In Candidatus Polarisedimenticolaceae bacterium, the genomic stretch CCCCTCCGAGGGAGGGAAGGGGACCCTCCGCCTCTACCGCGTCGGGATGCGCCTGGACCGGGAGCGCCCCTTCCCCGCCCTGCGCGCGGCGGCGGTGCTCGGTCGGCTCGGCCGTCTCGGCCGGGTGGTGGCGAGCACGCCTCCGGCCGCACGCCTGCGCACCGGGCGATGCGACGGGACGATCGCGGCGACCCTCGAAACGACCCTCGAAGGGGCCGCGCTCGGCGCGGCCCTCGCGCGCATCGACGAGCTCGAGAGTTTCACCGTCGCGCCGACCGAGGCGCCCGCGGTTCAGGCCCCCGCGCCGCCGACGGCGTTCGCGCGCCTTCCGATCGCCGCGATCGACGACTGGCTCGCCGACGCGAACGAGCTGGTCCGCGCGCTCACCCGTGCGGGGGCCGACCCCCGGGCGCTCGCCCTCGCGCGGCGCCTCAGGCGACGCTCGCTCGACGCGCGGCTGATTCCTTTCGAGCCCCTCGCCGGCCGCGTGGAACGCGCGGCGGGGGATCTGGCCCGCGGACTCGGGAAGGAAGTCGCGGTCACGATCGAGGGGCGCGACACGCAGATCGACCGCGTGTTGTTCGATGCGATCGCGGATCCCCTGCTCCACCTCGTGCGGAACGCCGTCGACCACGGCCTCGAGCCCCCCGCGGAGCGCGAGGCCCTCGGAAAGCCCCGGCGCGGCCTCCTGCGCGTGACGCTCGTGCGGCGCGCCGCTTCGCTCGACGTCGCGTTCGAGGACGACGGCCGCGGCGTGGACCTCGAGGCCGTGCGCCGCGAGGCATCGACGCGGGGCCTGCTGACGGAAACGCAGATCGAGGGGCTCGACGCGAGGCGCACCCTCGCCCTGCTGCTCGAGCCGGGGTTCTCCACCGCCCGGCGCGCGGGGGTCGTCTCCGGGCGCGGCGTCGGCCTCGACGTCGTCGCCGAAGCGGTTCGCACCCTCGGCGGGCGACTGGACCTCGAGGCCCGCCCGGGGCGGGGCCTGCGCGTCCGCATGAACTTCCCCTTCGCGACCGCACGCCTGCACGCGGTCGTCGTCCGTGCCGGGGTCGCCCGCCTCGCGATTCCCGCGTCCGCGGTCGTGCGCGCGCGCCCCGCGGGGGACGCCCCGATCGAGCCCCTGGCGTCGCGCCTGGGGGGGCGCGGCGGCCCTCCCCCGACGATCGCGATCGAGCTGCGGAGGACCGCCGGGGCGCTGACCCTCGGCGTCGACGCCGTGGACGGCCGATACGAGCTCGTCGTGCGCGCGCTGCGCGGCCCCCTCACCGCGTGCGGCGCCTACGGCGCCGCGGGAGTCCTCGACGACGGCACGCCGGTTCTCGTGATCGACCCCGAGGCGCTGTGATTATCCTCTCGCCGTGCACACCCCCCGCAAGCGCTTCGGCCAGAACTTCCTCGTCGACCGTGCGGCGATCGAACGGATCGTGCGCGAGCTCGCGCCGACGGGGGCCGAGCCGGTCCTCGAGATCGGTCCCGGCATGGGGGCGCTGACCGAGCCGCTCCTCGCGGCGTCGGGGAAACTCGCCGCGGTCGAGATCGACCGGGACCTCGCCGGCGCCCTGCGCGCGCGACTGGACCCCGCGCGGTTCGTGCTGATCGAGCGCGACGTGCTCGACCTCGACCTGGGCTCGGTGGCGGAGCTGCTGGGTTTCGCCCCGGCGACGCCGCTCGCCGTCGCCGGCAACCTGCCGTACAACATCTCGAAGCCGGTGGCGAAGCGCCTCGTCGCCCAGCGCGGGACGGTCGCGCGCGCGGTCCTGATGTTCCAGAAGGAGGTCGCGCTGCGCCTCACCGCCGAGCCGGGGAGCAGGGACTACGGTCCCCTGACCGTCCTCGCCGGCCTCGCCTACACGATCGAGCGGCGCTTCGACCTCCCGCCGGGGGCGTTCCGCCCCGCACCGTCGGTCGTCTCGACGGTCACCCGCTGGACCCCGCGCGGCGGGACGATTCCCGACGGCCTGGAGGCGGCGCTGCGCGCCTCCTTCGCCCAGCGGCGCAAGACCATGCTCGCCAACCTGCGCTCGGGCCTCGGGGGCGAAGGGCCCGCGCGCGAGGCTCTCGAGCGGGCGCAGATCGATCCGCGCGCGCGCGCCGAGCAGCTTTCCCCCGCGTCTTTCCTGCGTCTGGCGCCGATTTTCGCTTGATATACTCCGCGCGGTGAGCGCTCCTCTGGAACTCGTTCCCCTCGGCGGTCTCGGAGAGTTCGGCATGAACCTCCTCGTGATCCGCCAAGGAGACGACTGCGTGGTGATCGACGCCGGGATGATGTTCCCCGGCGCCGAGCACCTGGGGGTGGACGTCGTCATCCCCAACCTCGAGTTCCTCGACGACTGCGGGACGATCCACGGCCTGGTCCTCACCCACGGTCACGAGGACCACATCGGCGCGGTTCCCTACCTGCTCGCCCGGCGCGACGTCCCGGTGTTCGGGACGCCGTACACCCTCGCCCTCGTCCGCGACCGCCTCGAGGAGCACGACCTGCTCCGCGGCCCCGCGCTGCGGCCGATCGCCCCCGAAGGGGCTCCGCTGCGGCTGGGCCCGTTCACGATCGAGGCCCTTCCCGTCGCGCACTCGATCCCGCAGTCGCGCCTGCTGGTCGTGCGCACCCCGATCGGGACGATCGTCCATACCGCCGACTTCAAGCTCGACGCGAACCCGCTCGACGGTGAGGCGCTCGACCTCCGGGCCCTCTCGCGCCTGGGGGACGAAGGGGTGCTCGCGCTCCTCTCCGACAGCACCAACGCCGATCGACCGGGGGTGACCCCCGGAGAACGGACGGTCCGCGCCCCGCTCGAGCAACACGTCGCCTCCGCCCCGGCGCGCGTGTTCGTGACGGCCTTCTCCAGCAACGTCCACCGCCTGCAGCAGGTGATCGAGATCGCCGCCCAGCACGGCCGCAAGGTCGCCGTCGTCGGCGCCTCGATGGAGTCCCACGTCGAGATCTCCCAGCGCCTGGGGCTGCTGCGTTTC encodes the following:
- a CDS encoding Hpt domain-containing protein — encoded protein: MDLRRYLDLFVAESREHLARAAQLAAAMGTAQDERALRESFRHLHSLKGMAATMGFASMRDLAHAAEGVLDACRRGALDPSRGGALVGEATACLERLVDRAARGESPDDDDGALLAARLRAFVPAATPADPGGSAAPVPSEGGKGTLRLYRVGMRLDRERPFPALRAAAVLGRLGRLGRVVASTPPAARLRTGRCDGTIAATLETTLEGAALGAALARIDELESFTVAPTEAPAVQAPAPPTAFARLPIAAIDDWLADANELVRALTRAGADPRALALARRLRRRSLDARLIPFEPLAGRVERAAGDLARGLGKEVAVTIEGRDTQIDRVLFDAIADPLLHLVRNAVDHGLEPPAEREALGKPRRGLLRVTLVRRAASLDVAFEDDGRGVDLEAVRREASTRGLLTETQIEGLDARRTLALLLEPGFSTARRAGVVSGRGVGLDVVAEAVRTLGGRLDLEARPGRGLRVRMNFPFATARLHAVVVRAGVARLAIPASAVVRARPAGDAPIEPLASRLGGRGGPPPTIAIELRRTAGALTLGVDAVDGRYELVVRALRGPLTACGAYGAAGVLDDGTPVLVIDPEAL
- the rsmA gene encoding 16S rRNA (adenine(1518)-N(6)/adenine(1519)-N(6))-dimethyltransferase RsmA, with amino-acid sequence MHTPRKRFGQNFLVDRAAIERIVRELAPTGAEPVLEIGPGMGALTEPLLAASGKLAAVEIDRDLAGALRARLDPARFVLIERDVLDLDLGSVAELLGFAPATPLAVAGNLPYNISKPVAKRLVAQRGTVARAVLMFQKEVALRLTAEPGSRDYGPLTVLAGLAYTIERRFDLPPGAFRPAPSVVSTVTRWTPRGGTIPDGLEAALRASFAQRRKTMLANLRSGLGGEGPAREALERAQIDPRARAEQLSPASFLRLAPIFA